From a single Lolium rigidum isolate FL_2022 chromosome 7, APGP_CSIRO_Lrig_0.1, whole genome shotgun sequence genomic region:
- the LOC124678952 gene encoding phosphoenolpyruvate carboxylase kinase 2-like produces the protein MSEEELRRDYEIGEEIGRGRFGVVHRCASRSSGNLYAVKSVDRSRLADDLDRGLAELEPKLARLAAAGNPGVVQVHAVYEDDAWTHMVMDLCTGPDLLDWVRLRHGAPVPEPEAAAVAAQLADALALCHRRGVAHRDVKPDNVLLDVPAAGDGPVRARLADFGSAAWVGGGESARGLVGTPHYVAPEVIAGGEYGEKADVWSAGVVLYVLLTGGAFPFCGETASDVFAAVLRGSLRFPPRIFSGVSPMAKDLLRRMICRDVSRRFSAEQVLKHPWILSGGGARDEVVEPT, from the exons ATGAGTGAGGAGGAACTCCGGCGCGACTACGAGATCGGCGAGGAGATCGGGCGCGGCCGCTTCGGCGTCGTCCACCGCTGCGCCTCCCGCTCCAGCGGCAACCTCTACGCCGTCAAGTCCGTCGACCGCTCGCGcctcgccgacgacctcgaccgcGGCCTGGCCGAGCTGGAGCCCAAGCTGGCGCGCCTCGCCGCCGCGGGCAACCCGGGCGTCGTGCAGGTGCACGCCGTCTACGAGGACGACGCGTGGACGCACATGGTCATGGACCTCTGCACGGGGCCCGACCTGCTCGACTGGGTCCGCCTCCGCCACGGCGCGCCGGTCCCGGAgcccgaggccgccgccgtcgccgcgcagcTCGCCGACGCCCTCGCCCTCTGCCACCGCCGCGGCGTCGCGCACCGCGACGTCAAGCCCGACAATGTGCTCCTCGACGTCCCTGCCGCCGGCGACGGGCCCGTGCGGGCCCGGCTCGCGGACTTCGGGTCCGCCGCCTGGGTCGGCGGCGGGGAGAGCGCGCGGGGCCTCGTCGGCACGCCGCACTACGTGGCGCCCGAGGTGATTGCGGGGGGCGAGTACGGGGAGAAGGCCGACGTGTGGAGCGCCGGGGTCGTCCTCTACGTgctgctcaccggcggcgcgttCCCGTTCTGCGGCGAGACGGCCTCCGACGTGTTCGCGGCCGTGCTGAGGGGGAGCCTTAGGTTCCCGCCCAGGATCTTCTCCGGCGTGTCGCCCATGGCCAAGGACCTGCTGAGGCGCATGATCTGCCGCGACGTCTCCAGAAGGTTCTCAGCCGAGCAGGTCCTCA AGCACCCATGGATCCTGAGCGGCGGAGGAGCCCGAGATGAGGTGGTGGAGCCAACCTGA